The region AATGCTTGCCTTTTCTACTATGCTTTGTGCCATGGTATTGTTCCATGCCTTGATCCTTTCCTCTAGTGTTTCCTGTTTAGGACCACTGAGGATAACGTTTCCGGGCATGGAACGCTTCCCTTTATACACCTACGGCATTTTAATTTACACTTTTCAATACATAATGCTTTACGGGAATTATCTTGACAATAATTGCATAATGATTTAGAATTCCACTCAGAAAATTGATATTCGTGTAACTCTATATTTTTAAAAAGGAGGACGTATATATGAAAAAGTTATCAATGGCTATTGTAAGTTTTATGGTGATTATGTCATTATCTTCACCAGTATTTGCGCGTGATCTGCTTGATGCTATTGTAGGTAACGATGGCGTTTTACACACGGTTTGTAAGGTAGCCGCGGAACTCGGTTCTAAACCGGTTAAAATTGTTTCCGAATTTCTTGGTGGAAATCATTCAAGAGATTATGGGTACGATGGATATCGCCACGGCGGATATCAGCATGAAGAAGATTATGGACACTATCACAGTGAAGAAAATGGGTATGGATACTGTCATCATGGTTTAGACGGCAATAGATTTTCTGGTGTCTAAGTGAGATATAGTTTATGAAATAATAAAACCCTCCCGGTAAATCGGGAGGGTTTTTTATTTCACTTGGTGGATTGAGTTTGTGTTACTTAAAGATACTTTATGTAGATAAAAAAGTTAGTGCTATTTTCATTCTGAGGTATTCTTGCAATGGAAACGAGAAGAAAATTCATTGAAAAAATAATTAAGGGAACATGTGCGTTAACACTTGCATCAAGAATAGATTTCTCCGGCGCTAAACATTTTAATTATTTTGGTAAAGATGCATACGCATCGACTCCTGCATCTCATGAAGCGCTCTATTATACTAAGATGAAAAATACCAGTGTGGTAGAATGCAGCTTATGCCCTTGGATGTGTCGTGTCCCTGATGGAAGTAGAGGGTTGTGTAAAGTAAGAGAAAACAGGGCTGGTACCTATTATACCCTTAATTATGGAAAACCATGTACCATTCATACTGATCCCATAGAAAAAAAGCCTTTGTATCATTACCTTCCCGGAACAAATGCATTTTCTCTTGCTACTGCAGGATGTAATATGGGGTGTGAGTTTTGCCAAAATTGGCGTATATCTCAATTTGGTCCTGAAGAAGTCCAGAGTATTGATATGCCACCAAAAAACATTATTACTGCGGCAAAAAAAAGTGGAGCGCCAACAATTGCATATACGTATTCTGAACCTGTCATATTTTATGAATACATGAGAGATATTGCGCAGTTGGCACGCCAGGAGAATATTGGTAATGTAATGATCTCAAATGGATTTATACAAAAAGAACCAATGAAAATATTATGTAAAGATTTAACAGCCGTAAAAATTGATTTTAAGGGTTTTACCAACACCTTTTACAGAAAAGTATGTCATGGGGAGTTAGAACCCGTAAAAGATACGTTATTATTATTAAAAGAAATAGGAATATGGTTTGAGATCGTTGTGCTTATTGTGCCGACATTGAATGATTCATCAGCAGAAATAACTGAAATGTGTCGATGGATATATAAAGAATTAGGACCAGATGTTCCGGTTCATTTTTCACGCTATTATCCTACGTATAAAATTGTTAATATTCCTCCCACACCTATTCGTACCCTCGAAAGAGCAAGAAAAATTGCTATGGATTCTGGTATGCATTTTGCCTATACGGGTAATTTACCCGGTCTTGATGGGGAAAATACTTTTTGTCCCAATTGTAAAAAGGCAATTATAAAACGTGTTGGATATTTTATTGAATCTGTAGATATGAAAGATGGACATTGCGCATTTTGTGGACAAGCTATACCGGGTGTCTGGAGTCAAAAAAATGCTCTTTCTTGGTATACTAAGGGGATGTGAAATAGAATAGATACAGTTTTTTGTGCTGGATTAATCTATTGTGATACGCTATACTGCACACCCATAATAATACATAACTAAAGGAGATACAAATGAGCCATAAAATTAATGAAAAATGTCAAAAAGCAGGTGAGTGCTTAAAGGTATGCCCGGTTGATGCAATTTCTGAAGGAGATCCCATATATATTATAGATCCAGAAGCGTGTATTGATTGTGGTGCATGTATAAGTGTTTGTCCTCATGATGCTATCGATTCTGAATAGAAATATAATCTCAGTTAAACGTATAACTAAAAGGAAACGTGTCCTATGAGTGATTTCAAAATTGTTTTTGGGGGTGTCAGAGGAAGTCATTGTGTTCCTGGCGCAGATACCGTTGCCACTGGTGGAAATAGTACATGTGTTGAAGTTATTGCAGGTGGAAATAGAATAATTTTTGATGCGGGGACAGGCATTATTCCTATAGGGAAAGAAATTCGTAAAGAATATTTTTCAAAAGCGAATAAAGGCAAGAACAAATCTTTAGTAATGTATCTCTTCTTTACACATACTCATCATGATCATACTGAAGGCCTGCCATTTTTTGAACCCGCTTATTTTGGGACAACGAAGATATATATGTTTGGCCCGCGTACCTTAAGTCAGGATTTGGAAAAAGTTCTTGAAAATGCGATGATCCCACCATTTTTTCCTATTACTATGGAAGATATGGGGGCTCAAAAGATTATTAATAATTTAACCGAGAAAAATATTGTGCTCATTCATAGTAAGGGAGCAAAGCCAGTTACCTTAAATAAATTTATTGATTCGTATACAATGAAAAAGGAGTCGGTAAAAATAGGTGTTTTAAAGAATTATAGTCATCCACGTGATGGGGTGCATGTATATTCAGTTGAATATAAAGGGAAAAAAGTTGTTTTTTCAACTGATGTTGAAGGATATGCCGGTGGAGATCAGAGGCTAATACAATTTTCTAAAGGAGCAGATGTGTTGATTCATGATGCGCAATATGTAAAAGAATCTTATGCAAATCCTAAGTATCCTAAACAGGGCTGGGGGCATAGCACTATTGATATGGCTGTTGAAGTTGCTCAAAAAGCAGAAGCAAAGAAATTAGTATTATATCACCATGATCCAGATGATACGGATAAAATGGTAAATGAAAAGGAAAAGCAAGCGCAAAAACGTTTCCCAAACACGTTAGCAGCTCGTGAGGATTTGATCATTACGGTTTAGTGCTAACGCTTTGAATACACATGCATAAAAAAACATGGGATTATATATGAAAAAAATTTCATTTATTTGTGTGCTACTTCTTTTCTTCGTATCGGCATGCTCAACAGTGCAATATACAAAACGAAGTTCATTGATTCTTGTTCCGGAGAGTCAGGAAATAGCTTTAGGGATTACATCATTTCAAGAGATAAATCAAAAAGAGAAAATAAGTACAGATGCTAGTCAGAAGGCTCTTATAGAAAAAGTTGGCCGCAAGATTGCCGCGGTAGCTGATAGACCTGACTATAAGTGGGAGTTTGTTCTTTTTGACGCGCCTGATAAAGTAAATGCCTTTGCGTTACCAGGAGGGAAAGTTGCGTTTTACACAGGTATAATGCCTTTATGTGCTGATGAAAACGGTGTTGCGGTTGTCATGGCGCATGAAATAGCTCATGCAATAGCGCGGCACGGTGCGGAAAGAATGACACATCAATTAGCCGCAGGTTTTGCAGGAGATGTTTTATCATCAGCAATTACTAAGCAAACGCCCAATGCCCAAAAAGCAATTTTGACCGGGTATGGACTTGCTTCGCAATATGGGGCAATTTTACCTTTTAGCAGGAAACAGGAGTATGAAGCAGACCATATAGGATTGATATTGATGGCCAAAGCAGGATATAAACCTTCACATGCGGTTGATTTTTGGTCTCGTATGAATACATTAAATAAAAAAAGCAAAATTCCGGAGTTCCTTTCGACGCATCCTACCGATGAGAAGCGAATTAAGCAGATACAAGAGAGGATTCCTGAGGCAAGAGGGTACCTGCAACAATAACTGTCACAGCCTGCAAAAGTTGACAAAGAGATACCCACTCTGAAATTCAATAATTTTTTATTAAAAATTGTTGACAAAACTATGTCAGCTGGTATACTCACACACTCTTACCGAAGTGTAAAAGGTGAATATAGAATATAACGTGCTTAAGTAGCTGCAATATAATGGAGTTAGAGAGATGAATAAAACGTATAGTGCCAAACCGGCAGAACAAAAAAGAAAATGGTACGTAGTTGATGCGAGCCAATATCCACTTGGTCGACTCGCAACAAAGGTTGCAAATGTATTGAG is a window of Candidatus Ancaeobacter aquaticus DNA encoding:
- the amrS gene encoding AmmeMemoRadiSam system radical SAM enzyme; amino-acid sequence: METRRKFIEKIIKGTCALTLASRIDFSGAKHFNYFGKDAYASTPASHEALYYTKMKNTSVVECSLCPWMCRVPDGSRGLCKVRENRAGTYYTLNYGKPCTIHTDPIEKKPLYHYLPGTNAFSLATAGCNMGCEFCQNWRISQFGPEEVQSIDMPPKNIITAAKKSGAPTIAYTYSEPVIFYEYMRDIAQLARQENIGNVMISNGFIQKEPMKILCKDLTAVKIDFKGFTNTFYRKVCHGELEPVKDTLLLLKEIGIWFEIVVLIVPTLNDSSAEITEMCRWIYKELGPDVPVHFSRYYPTYKIVNIPPTPIRTLERARKIAMDSGMHFAYTGNLPGLDGENTFCPNCKKAIIKRVGYFIESVDMKDGHCAFCGQAIPGVWSQKNALSWYTKGM
- a CDS encoding 4Fe-4S binding protein: MSHKINEKCQKAGECLKVCPVDAISEGDPIYIIDPEACIDCGACISVCPHDAIDSE
- a CDS encoding MBL fold metallo-hydrolase — protein: MSDFKIVFGGVRGSHCVPGADTVATGGNSTCVEVIAGGNRIIFDAGTGIIPIGKEIRKEYFSKANKGKNKSLVMYLFFTHTHHDHTEGLPFFEPAYFGTTKIYMFGPRTLSQDLEKVLENAMIPPFFPITMEDMGAQKIINNLTEKNIVLIHSKGAKPVTLNKFIDSYTMKKESVKIGVLKNYSHPRDGVHVYSVEYKGKKVVFSTDVEGYAGGDQRLIQFSKGADVLIHDAQYVKESYANPKYPKQGWGHSTIDMAVEVAQKAEAKKLVLYHHDPDDTDKMVNEKEKQAQKRFPNTLAAREDLIITV
- a CDS encoding M48 family metallopeptidase; the protein is MKKISFICVLLLFFVSACSTVQYTKRSSLILVPESQEIALGITSFQEINQKEKISTDASQKALIEKVGRKIAAVADRPDYKWEFVLFDAPDKVNAFALPGGKVAFYTGIMPLCADENGVAVVMAHEIAHAIARHGAERMTHQLAAGFAGDVLSSAITKQTPNAQKAILTGYGLASQYGAILPFSRKQEYEADHIGLILMAKAGYKPSHAVDFWSRMNTLNKKSKIPEFLSTHPTDEKRIKQIQERIPEARGYLQQ